One genomic segment of Epinephelus fuscoguttatus linkage group LG19, E.fuscoguttatus.final_Chr_v1 includes these proteins:
- the mrps34 gene encoding 28S ribosomal protein S34, mitochondrial yields the protein MVKKKPLRPIAEMARKIRAYRELKSRPRESQKYALDYDTMKRPLTGKMLPVMAWQDVRRESRLFSLLAGMRMFGVGRLFTRKSWLEDHKEPSYWQITKIKVDYTSENMDHGKAWGVLTYKGKKESEVKEVDKVMYHDWRLIPKHLEQQFKEFEPLPEPPVRHVPYPPLLRAMLLAQHKKAVGSIAVEEPTLPLQRDVVLNKDYFRKQEQERQRTEGTAV from the exons ATGGTGAAGAAGAAGCCGCTTCGCCCCATTGCAGAAATGGCTCGGAAGATCCGGGCGTACCGGGAGCTGAAGTCCCGGCCCCGGGAGTCCCAGAAGTACGCCCTGGACTATGACACGATGAAGCGGCCTCTCACTGGGAAGATGCTGCCTGTGATGGCCTGGCAGGATGTCCGCAGGGAGAGTCGCCTCTTCTCCCTGCTGGCAGGCATGAGGATGTTCGGAGTGGGGCGTCTCTTTACCCGCAAGTCCTGGCTGGAGGACCACAAGGAGCCCAGCTACTGGCAGATCACCAAGATCAAGGTGGACTACACATCTGAG AACATGGATCATGGCAAAGCATGGGGGGTCCTCACCTACAAAG GAAAAAAGGAGAGCGAGGTCAAAGAGGTGGACAAGGTGATGTACCACGACTGGCGCCTGATTCCCAAACACTTAGAGCAGCAGTTTAAGGAATTTGAGCCACTCCCTGAGCCGCCTGTGCGCCATGTCCCCTACCCTCCCCTACTCCGTGCCATGCTGCTGGCCCAGCACAAGAAAGCAGTAGGCAGCATTGCAGTTGAGGAGCCGACCTTACCTTTACAGAGGGACGTCGTGCTTAACAAAGACTATTTCCGCAAGCAGGaacaagagagacagaggacagaggggacaGCGGTGTGA
- the spsb3a gene encoding SPRY domain-containing SOCS box protein 3a — MSRRSRNSRAWRYVWGGIRRDADARALEEWSYDRLEYSDSDSEADFSAVMVPPVPSAVPVTGESYCGCDSQAETNYNPRLRGFHQVKDCHCGEDDQEFDWVWDASCRSTATLLSCDNRKVNFHSEYSCGTAAIRGSKELAEGQHFWEIKMTSPVYGTDMMVGIGTSDVNLDKYRHTFCSLLGKDADSWGLSYTGLLHHEGDKMNFSSRFGQGSIIGVHLDTWHGTLTFFKNRKCIGVAATELQNKRFYPMACSTAAKSSMKVIRSCSAPTSLLYLCCARLRQLLPDCIDTLDVLPLPPGLRQLLHNKLGWVLSLNGGNTEETPDGPERPSRLPVPPLAGPSSSESDSEGCTSDPEACQRKRCRWT, encoded by the exons ATGTCCAGGCGAAGCAGGAACAGTCGTGCATGGCGTTATGTCTGGGGTGGGATACGCCGGGATGCTGATGCCAGGGCACTTGAAGAATGGAGCTACGACCGTCTAGAG TACAGTGATTCAGACTCCGAGGCAGACTTCTCAGCAGTGATGGTCCCTCCAGTCCCCAGTGCAGTGCCTGTCACCGGAGAGTCATACTGTGGCTGCGATTCCCAGGCTGAAACCAACTACAACCCTCGACTGCGAGGTTTTCACCAAGTTAAAGACTGCCACTGTGGAGAGGATGATCAAG AGTTTGACTGGGTGTGGGATGCTAGCTGTCGATCAACAGCAACGTTACTGAGCTGCGACAATCGCAAAGTGAACTTCCACTCTGAATACAGCTGCGGTACAGCAGCGATCCGCGGCTCTAAGGAGCTGGCTGAGGGCCAGCACTTCTGGGAGATCAAGATGACGTCCCCAGTGTATGGAACAGACATG ATGGTTGGCATCGGTACTTCTGATGTAAATCTAGATAAATACAGACACACGTTCTGCAGTCTGCTGGGAAAAGATGCAGATAGCTGGGGTCTTTCTTACACTG GCTTGTTGCATCATGAAGGAGACAAGATGAACTTTTCCTCTCGGTTTGGACAGGGCTCCATCATTGGAGTCCATTTGGACACGTGGCACGGCACACTCACTTTCTTCAAAAATCGCAAGTGTATAG GTGTTGCTGCCACAGAGCTACAAAATAAGAGGTTTTATCCGATGGCGTGCTCCACAGCAGCGAAGAGCAGCATGAAGGTCATCAGATCCTGCTCTGCACCCACCTCCCTGCTGTACCTTTGCTGCGCTCGCCTTCGCCAGCTGCTGCCAGACTGTATAGACACCCTGGATGTGTTGCCACTGCCGCCAGGCCTTCGCCAGTTGCTCCACAACAAACTGGGTTGGGTGCTCAGTCTCAATGGAGGCAACACAGAAGAAACCCCAGATGGGCCAGAGCGCCCCTCACGTTTGCCTGTTCCCCCCCTGGCTGGACCGTCATCCTCTGAGAGCGACTCAGAGGGTTGTACGTCCGACCCCGAAGCCTGTCAGAGGAAGAGATGCCGCTGGACATGA